CATCGGAACTGCTCGGGAGACATGCCGGAGCTGTTTGGGATCGAACCAGTCACCCGGATTGAAATCGCGCACTTCGCCGGCGATGCGTGAGGTGAGCCCGGAGGGGTCGAAGGAGCTGATCCTGGCCACGCCGCTCGTTCCGGCAGTCAGCGACTCGAACCATTTCTGCCGCCCGATCCCGATCGGACTGACGACGCCCATACCGGAGATCACGAACCTCGTCATCGGGTGGTTCCGAGGATCGCCGACAGAACGGGCGGAACGTCGGTGAAGTCTTCGAAGAAGAAATCCGGCTCTTCCGCTCGGAGGTTCTCAGCCGAAGTCTTTCCGGTCGCGACGGCGATGGAAGTCGCCGAGTGGGGTTTACCGCAGCGGACGTCGTGAATCGAGTCGCCGATGATGACGACATCTCTCGGTTCGAATCGATGTCCCGTGCAATCGGCTGCACGCGAGATCGCGATCGGCGGAAGATCGGAACGGCGGGGGGAATCCGAGCCGAACGCCCCGAAGCTGAAAAAACGTTCGAGCTTCCCGGATGCCAGCTTGGTTCTGGCGCCACCTTCGACGTTGCCGGTAAGAAGCCCAGTTGTGATGCCGGGCTGTTTCTCCAGCTCGGTGAGGAGATGCTCGACCCCTTCGACGACCTCGACTGGGGTCCGTGTGATGCGCTCCTGAAGCTCGCTGAGGTAACGAGGCCAGAGCTCGGCGATGCGACTGTCGATCTGGTCGGTCGTGAGTCCGCTGTTCTTCAGAACCATGTGAGTGATCTCCGGGTCGGTTCGACCGGAAAAGTCGTAGTGGTCGAGCGGAGGGGTGCAGTCGAAGACCATCCGAAGCGCGGATGCGAATGCATCTCGCGCTGCGCCACGATCCCGTATGAGTGTCCCGTCGATGTCGAATAACGCGAGCCGCTGGGGCAAGGTTGGCCTCCGCGGCGCGATGA
The genomic region above belongs to Acidobacteriota bacterium and contains:
- a CDS encoding HAD hydrolase-like protein, encoding MPQRLALFDIDGTLIRDRGAARDAFASALRMVFDCTPPLDHYDFSGRTDPEITHMVLKNSGLTTDQIDSRIAELWPRYLSELQERITRTPVEVVEGVEHLLTELEKQPGITTGLLTGNVEGGARTKLASGKLERFFSFGAFGSDSPRRSDLPPIAISRAADCTGHRFEPRDVVIIGDSIHDVRCGKPHSATSIAVATGKTSAENLRAEEPDFFFEDFTDVPPVLSAILGTTR